From the Thermovirga lienii DSM 17291 genome, one window contains:
- a CDS encoding hydrogenase expression/formation protein HypE (PFAM: AIR synthase related protein, N-terminal domain; AIR synthase related protein, C-terminal domain~TIGRFAM: hydrogenase expression/formation protein HypE~COGs: COG0309 Hydrogenase maturation factor~InterPro IPR000728: IPR010918: IPR011854~KEGG: aco:Amico_1403 hydrogenase expression/formation protein HypE~PFAM: AIR synthase related protein domain protein; AIR synthase related protein~SPTR: Hydrogenase expression/formation protein HypE;~TIGRFAM: hydrogenase expression/formation protein HypE), whose product MEKLHIGHGTGGRLTSEIISEILRPFQKTSSSPYLEDCAIVDGNIAVTIDGYTVSPRTFPGGDIGKLAICGSVNDLAMRGAKPKFIAMGLIAEEGLDKNELLSYMESAANTCAELSIQLVTGDTKVLPKGQVDGLYITTCAIGTPPLDREPLGMVRLVPGDVLIVTTEIGQHEATIAAARYGLTVPSLKSDCAPLWPLVEQIIEMKGIKCMRDCTRGGLGTVLCEWAESTSLGIDIYEEKIPISSEVSSICDILGFDPLYLACEGCAVIAVAPEDAEKVLSKLKAHELGKKAQIIGQITEEHKGYVGMNTKAGGKRLVDMPVGEMLPRIC is encoded by the coding sequence ATGGAGAAACTGCACATAGGACATGGAACCGGCGGAAGGCTGACCTCAGAAATAATATCCGAAATATTGAGGCCTTTCCAAAAGACCTCCTCCAGCCCCTATCTGGAGGACTGTGCAATCGTCGACGGTAATATCGCTGTAACTATAGACGGATACACCGTATCTCCAAGGACGTTCCCTGGGGGCGACATAGGGAAACTTGCAATCTGTGGCTCCGTAAACGACCTAGCCATGAGAGGGGCTAAACCCAAATTCATCGCTATGGGCTTGATAGCAGAAGAAGGACTTGATAAAAATGAGCTTTTATCCTACATGGAAAGCGCTGCAAATACATGCGCTGAACTCTCAATACAGCTTGTGACAGGAGATACCAAGGTGCTACCGAAAGGTCAAGTCGACGGACTATATATAACTACTTGTGCTATAGGCACTCCGCCTTTGGACAGGGAGCCTCTGGGCATGGTGCGCCTTGTTCCTGGCGACGTACTAATAGTCACCACAGAGATAGGTCAACACGAAGCAACTATAGCGGCCGCAAGATACGGACTGACAGTGCCCTCTCTAAAATCCGATTGTGCCCCGTTATGGCCCTTGGTGGAGCAAATAATAGAGATGAAAGGCATAAAATGCATGAGGGACTGCACCAGGGGCGGTTTAGGGACAGTCTTATGTGAGTGGGCCGAATCCACATCCTTGGGAATAGACATTTATGAAGAAAAGATCCCAATCTCCAGTGAAGTCTCTTCCATATGCGACATTTTAGGTTTCGATCCCCTTTACTTAGCATGCGAGGGCTGTGCCGTGATAGCTGTCGCCCCAGAAGATGCTGAAAAGGTTCTTTCGAAGTTAAAAGCCCACGAGCTCGGGAAAAAGGCACAAATAATTGGACAAATCACTGAAGAACACAAAGGTTATGTGGGAATGAACACAAAAGCTGGGGGAAAACGACTCGTAGATATGCCCGTAGGAGAGATGCTCCCGCGAATCTGCT